In Priestia megaterium NBRC 15308 = ATCC 14581, the following proteins share a genomic window:
- a CDS encoding IscS subfamily cysteine desulfurase, which yields MIYLDYAATTPMRQEAIEVYTEAATSYYGNSSSLHTLGTQAENLLTLCRKKLSLLVNCREDDLFFTSGGTEANYLAIRSLLKGKNDERKHIVTTKLEHSSVLHTLQQLEKEGFSLSYVPVDQNGVVSVDDLKKTIRPDTVLVAIQHINHELGTIQPVEDIGHFLSKKEILFHCDCVQSFGKLPIDVKKLKADSISVSSHKIYGPKGVGMVYMNSSSSWKPIYHKATHEKGFRPGTVNTTGIAAFTAAAECAYAEMKTARSHYERLKSYLLENLEPLAPFIEVEGLGNSHFPGIMGLTFSNIQGQYVMLQCNRHGIAISTGSACHVNQQEPLASLLAIGKSTANAKNFVRISFSQHSTFKHIDRLISVFHLLQQEFMTV from the coding sequence ATGATTTATCTGGACTATGCAGCGACAACGCCAATGAGACAAGAAGCAATTGAGGTATATACTGAAGCGGCAACAAGCTATTATGGAAACTCCAGCAGTCTTCACACACTTGGAACACAAGCAGAAAATTTACTGACTCTATGCAGAAAAAAATTAAGCCTGTTAGTAAATTGTCGAGAGGATGATCTTTTTTTTACAAGCGGGGGAACAGAAGCTAATTACTTAGCTATTCGTTCTCTTTTAAAAGGAAAAAATGATGAAAGAAAACATATAGTGACAACGAAGCTTGAACATTCTTCGGTGCTTCATACGTTGCAGCAGCTTGAAAAAGAAGGATTTTCCCTATCTTACGTACCTGTAGATCAAAACGGAGTTGTGTCTGTAGACGACTTAAAGAAGACGATTCGACCTGACACTGTGCTAGTAGCCATTCAGCATATCAATCATGAGCTCGGTACAATTCAGCCAGTTGAGGATATTGGCCATTTTTTATCTAAAAAAGAAATTCTCTTTCACTGTGATTGTGTTCAATCTTTTGGTAAGCTTCCTATTGATGTTAAAAAGCTGAAAGCTGATAGCATCTCAGTCTCTAGTCATAAAATTTACGGACCAAAAGGTGTAGGAATGGTATACATGAATTCAAGTTCTTCTTGGAAGCCTATTTACCATAAAGCAACTCATGAAAAAGGCTTTCGCCCTGGGACTGTAAATACAACGGGCATTGCTGCCTTTACTGCAGCAGCTGAATGCGCATATGCAGAAATGAAGACCGCCCGAAGCCATTATGAGCGCTTAAAATCGTACTTACTGGAAAACCTAGAGCCTCTTGCTCCTTTTATAGAAGTAGAAGGCCTTGGGAACTCTCATTTTCCTGGAATTATGGGACTGACGTTTTCAAACATACAGGGTCAATATGTTATGTTACAATGTAATCGTCACGGAATTGCTATCTCTACGGGAAGTGCCTGTCATGTAAATCAGCAGGAACCATTAGCTTCTCTGCTTGCGATTGGCAAATCGACTGCGAATGCTAAGAATTTTGTCCGTATTTCATTCAGTCAACATTCAACGTTTAAGCATATTGATCGACTCATATCCGTTTTTCATTTATTACAGCAAGAATTTATGACAGTGTAA
- a CDS encoding transcription repressor NadR, with protein MPGTQKKILGEERRELILQWLKTESKPMTGSELSKRTNVSRQVIVQDISLLKAKNEPIIATSQGYIYIQNPSQTTVHQRIIACQHTPEDAEKELLLLVDHGVLVKDVTVEHPVYGELTASVMIQTRKEVETFIEKIQETNATYLSQLTDGIHLHTIEADTIKKLNAACLALEAEGYLVSNE; from the coding sequence GTGCCAGGAACTCAAAAGAAAATTCTTGGAGAAGAAAGAAGAGAACTTATTCTACAATGGTTAAAAACAGAGAGTAAACCAATGACAGGCAGTGAGCTTTCGAAACGAACGAACGTTAGCCGCCAAGTCATTGTACAAGATATTTCGCTGCTTAAAGCTAAAAATGAGCCCATTATCGCAACAAGCCAAGGATATATTTACATTCAAAATCCATCTCAAACTACCGTGCATCAGCGAATTATTGCCTGTCAGCATACGCCAGAAGATGCTGAAAAGGAGCTTCTCCTGCTTGTTGACCACGGCGTTCTCGTAAAAGATGTAACCGTTGAACACCCTGTGTATGGTGAATTAACCGCTTCCGTTATGATTCAAACCCGAAAAGAAGTAGAAACGTTTATAGAAAAAATTCAAGAAACAAACGCAACTTATTTATCTCAGCTAACAGATGGGATTCACCTTCATACGATTGAAGCAGATACAATTAAAAAACTGAATGCTGCCTGCTTAGCTCTTGAAGCGGAAGGCTATTTAGTTTCGAATGAATAA
- the pheA gene encoding prephenate dehydratase produces the protein MIVGKVGYLGPKATFTHVAVQGVFKQHDHIPYKTIPACIDAVDNGEIEYGIVPLENALEGSVNLTLDYLIHERRLPIVGEIVLPIRQHLMVHPSRAEQWKNIETIYSHPHAIAQCHKFLHGECTSTAVEEMTSTAFAAKYVSEHPELNIGAIANGLAAHEYGLHIACPNIHDYDHNTTRFVILHKDGAQEVPFLAGNGCKTTLMITLPSDQAGALHQVLSAFSWRKLNLSKIESRPMKTGLGNYFFIVDIEQKMDEVLIPGAMAELEALGCSVELLGSYPHTLLETEIPL, from the coding sequence ATGATTGTGGGGAAAGTAGGATATTTAGGACCAAAGGCAACATTTACACATGTAGCCGTCCAAGGCGTATTTAAACAGCACGACCATATTCCATACAAGACAATTCCAGCATGCATTGATGCAGTGGATAACGGAGAAATTGAGTATGGAATTGTACCGTTAGAAAATGCACTTGAAGGATCTGTAAATTTAACACTTGATTATCTTATTCATGAACGTCGTCTGCCGATTGTTGGGGAAATTGTGCTTCCGATTCGTCAGCATTTAATGGTTCATCCATCTCGTGCAGAACAGTGGAAAAACATTGAAACGATTTATTCTCATCCTCATGCAATTGCGCAGTGTCATAAATTTTTACACGGAGAATGTACGTCAACTGCAGTAGAAGAGATGACATCAACGGCGTTTGCTGCTAAGTATGTAAGCGAACACCCTGAGCTTAATATTGGAGCTATTGCGAATGGGTTAGCAGCCCATGAATATGGATTACATATTGCCTGCCCGAACATTCATGATTATGATCATAATACAACAAGGTTTGTTATTTTGCATAAAGATGGAGCGCAAGAGGTGCCATTTTTAGCTGGAAACGGGTGCAAGACAACGTTAATGATTACACTTCCATCTGATCAGGCAGGAGCGCTTCATCAAGTGCTTTCAGCCTTCTCCTGGCGTAAGCTAAATCTGTCTAAAATTGAATCCCGTCCTATGAAAACAGGGCTTGGAAACTATTTCTTTATCGTTGATATTGAACAAAAAATGGATGAAGTATTAATCCCTGGGGCTATGGCTGAACTTGAGGCACTAGGCTGTAGCGTAGAGCTTTTAGGAAGCTATCCCCATACACTACTTGAAACAGAAATCCCGCTTTAA